One Armatimonadota bacterium DNA segment encodes these proteins:
- the smc gene encoding chromosome segregation protein SMC, whose translation MYLKRLELHGFKSFADPTELEFTPGITAIVGPNGSGKSNVFDAIRWVLGETNARSLRSGRMEDVIFAGSEGRRAMGQAEVSLTLDNTSGGLPVEYAEVTVTRRAIRGGEGEYALNGLPCRLRDIQMLFLGTGLGGRSYSLIGQGQVDSVLSASPEERRQLLEEAAGLARHKRRRHEADRRLARAAEHLLRATDVLAELRDQLEQLCQQAEAATAYEAAAAEIRRLDLALQADEARRALAGARRIAAQVEAARAQVRALADEATSVGAQMDHLRARALEVAAAWEDGQRALLRAVEEMAGRESAIQVLTERLRATTAARARLAAELEQVLAHGGEAERETQALRETAARLARRREELLDHLREAEEAGSRARQQLLDAQARLAAARRDLHDLLAARHRTQHETARVDARLSTIAEQLRDVEESLCALEAEEARLRAAAADARADRDDAERRRAEAAQRLADARGRLRDAAQRVERASARCRQLASEAEVASRTLALLEDLESERAGGDGVVRDLLADGAGGPLEGLVADALVVPAPYRTAVEALLGRALYAIIARTAEGACAVLEAARDRGGAVAVVPADLLTAPVDPPLPSGAEVVGRAVDLVEVTDGARPVVEALLGEAAVVRDVRDALALRRAGFRGRIATLDGVLVTSEGVVAQAADPDSSALARREQIAALRRRLQDVQIEMARAEADLREAQAAAAALDAQATAAADELDRWTAAAAERALAAGVTSSALEQLAARRAELLAARDRLEAERVALEAEALRACQDEADIHQAVRERERAVEEAQAACDRVQEAYARAAEDLGETRVALAEAAGALEAVQARADEQSRTAAAARARADALAGEITVLDGELHLLTHSLQTARRDREELAASQDAARRHLADLHAERARLHEQMAAAEARWRELQETARAVEDQAHRLEVRQAQVDAELAACQRRIAEEFGVRWEDVAEMSLPGSRDEVRRRIDDLRAQMAALGPVNLRAVDEHAALAARVQGLEAQVADVERARAALAQLAGRVDRILAEQFAQTFRDVNDEFGRLCARLFGGGRAHLHLVEGEPGTDPGVEIEVQLPGKALRSLPALSGGERVLVALALIFAMLRVHPSPFCIFDEVEASLDDANTRRFTLLLRELAERTQVVIITHNKATMEAADVLYGVTMETPGVSTVISMRLRRPAPAPEAAAAPA comes from the coding sequence GTGTATCTGAAGCGTCTGGAGCTGCACGGGTTCAAGTCTTTCGCCGATCCCACCGAGCTGGAGTTCACCCCCGGCATCACCGCCATCGTGGGCCCCAACGGCAGCGGCAAGAGCAACGTCTTCGACGCCATCCGCTGGGTCCTGGGGGAGACGAATGCCCGCAGCCTGCGGTCCGGGAGGATGGAGGATGTGATCTTCGCCGGCAGCGAGGGGCGGCGGGCCATGGGTCAGGCGGAAGTCTCCCTCACGCTCGACAACACCTCCGGGGGTCTCCCGGTGGAGTACGCGGAGGTGACGGTCACGCGGCGGGCGATCCGGGGCGGGGAGGGGGAGTACGCCCTCAACGGTCTGCCCTGCCGCCTGCGGGACATCCAGATGCTGTTTCTGGGCACGGGGCTGGGCGGGCGGTCGTACTCCCTGATCGGCCAGGGGCAGGTGGACAGTGTCCTGTCGGCCAGCCCGGAGGAACGCCGCCAGCTGCTGGAGGAGGCCGCCGGGCTGGCGCGCCACAAGCGCCGCCGCCACGAGGCCGACCGTCGGCTGGCCCGGGCCGCCGAGCACCTGCTGCGGGCCACCGACGTGCTGGCCGAACTGCGCGACCAGCTGGAGCAGTTGTGCCAGCAGGCGGAAGCCGCCACCGCCTACGAGGCCGCCGCGGCGGAGATCCGTCGGCTGGATCTGGCGCTCCAGGCGGACGAAGCCCGGCGGGCTCTCGCCGGTGCCCGCCGGATCGCCGCCCAGGTGGAGGCCGCCCGGGCCCAGGTGCGGGCGCTGGCCGACGAGGCGACCTCGGTGGGAGCCCAGATGGACCACCTGCGCGCCCGCGCCCTGGAGGTGGCGGCCGCCTGGGAGGACGGCCAGCGGGCGCTGCTGCGGGCGGTGGAGGAGATGGCCGGGCGGGAGTCGGCCATCCAGGTGCTGACCGAACGGCTGCGGGCGACCACCGCCGCGCGGGCCCGGTTGGCCGCGGAGCTGGAGCAGGTCCTGGCGCACGGCGGGGAGGCCGAGCGGGAGACGCAGGCCCTGCGGGAGACGGCCGCCCGCCTGGCGCGGCGCCGCGAGGAGCTGCTTGACCACCTGCGGGAGGCCGAGGAAGCGGGCTCCCGCGCCCGGCAGCAGCTGCTGGATGCACAGGCGCGGCTGGCCGCCGCCCGCCGGGATCTCCACGACCTCCTGGCGGCACGCCACCGGACCCAGCACGAGACGGCCCGGGTCGACGCCCGCCTGTCCACCATTGCCGAGCAGCTCCGGGACGTGGAGGAATCCCTATGCGCCCTGGAGGCGGAGGAGGCCCGGCTGCGCGCAGCCGCCGCCGATGCGCGGGCGGACCGCGACGATGCCGAGCGGCGGCGGGCGGAGGCCGCGCAGCGCCTGGCGGACGCGCGCGGACGGCTCCGGGACGCGGCGCAGAGGGTGGAGCGGGCATCCGCGCGGTGCCGGCAGCTGGCCAGCGAGGCCGAGGTGGCGTCCCGCACTCTGGCCCTTCTGGAGGATCTGGAGAGCGAGCGGGCGGGTGGCGATGGCGTCGTCCGCGATCTGCTGGCCGACGGCGCCGGAGGCCCCCTGGAAGGTCTGGTGGCGGATGCGCTGGTGGTGCCGGCGCCGTACCGCACGGCCGTGGAGGCCCTCCTGGGCAGGGCGCTGTACGCGATCATCGCCCGCACGGCGGAGGGGGCCTGCGCCGTCTTGGAAGCCGCTCGCGACCGGGGCGGGGCGGTGGCGGTGGTCCCGGCCGATCTGCTGACCGCGCCTGTGGACCCCCCGCTGCCCTCCGGAGCCGAGGTGGTCGGGCGGGCTGTGGACCTGGTGGAGGTCACCGACGGCGCCCGCCCGGTGGTGGAAGCGTTGCTCGGGGAGGCGGCCGTGGTGCGGGACGTGCGCGATGCCCTCGCGCTGCGCCGGGCCGGCTTCCGGGGGCGGATCGCCACCCTGGACGGCGTGCTGGTGACGTCTGAGGGGGTCGTCGCCCAGGCGGCGGATCCGGACAGTTCAGCCCTGGCCCGCCGGGAGCAGATCGCCGCCCTGCGCCGGCGCCTGCAGGACGTCCAGATCGAGATGGCCCGCGCCGAGGCCGATCTGCGCGAGGCGCAGGCAGCCGCCGCGGCGCTGGACGCCCAGGCGACTGCCGCGGCCGATGAGCTGGATCGGTGGACGGCGGCTGCCGCGGAGCGGGCGCTGGCCGCCGGGGTGACGTCGTCGGCCCTGGAGCAGCTGGCCGCCCGCCGGGCCGAACTGCTGGCCGCCCGGGACCGCCTGGAGGCCGAGCGGGTTGCTTTGGAGGCCGAGGCTCTGCGCGCCTGTCAGGATGAGGCCGACATTCACCAGGCGGTCCGGGAGCGCGAGCGGGCCGTGGAGGAAGCCCAGGCCGCCTGCGACCGCGTGCAGGAGGCGTATGCCCGCGCGGCGGAGGACCTGGGGGAGACCCGGGTCGCGCTGGCGGAGGCGGCCGGGGCCCTGGAGGCTGTGCAGGCCCGGGCCGACGAGCAGTCCCGGACGGCCGCCGCCGCCCGCGCCCGGGCGGACGCGCTGGCCGGGGAGATCACGGTCCTGGACGGCGAGCTGCACCTGCTCACCCATTCCCTCCAGACCGCCCGCCGCGACCGGGAGGAGCTGGCCGCATCCCAGGACGCCGCCCGCCGCCACCTGGCCGATCTTCATGCCGAGCGCGCCCGCCTCCACGAGCAGATGGCGGCGGCAGAGGCGCGGTGGCGGGAGCTTCAGGAGACGGCGCGCGCCGTGGAGGACCAGGCGCACCGGCTGGAGGTGCGCCAGGCCCAGGTGGACGCCGAGCTGGCCGCCTGCCAGCGGCGGATCGCCGAGGAGTTCGGCGTCCGCTGGGAGGACGTGGCGGAGATGTCCCTGCCGGGGAGCCGGGACGAGGTCCGCCGGCGGATCGACGATCTGCGGGCGCAGATGGCGGCCCTGGGTCCGGTCAACCTGCGGGCGGTGGACGAGCACGCCGCCCTGGCCGCGCGCGTCCAGGGGCTGGAGGCCCAGGTGGCAGACGTCGAGCGCGCGCGGGCCGCGCTGGCACAGCTGGCCGGGCGGGTGGACCGGATCCTGGCCGAGCAGTTTGCGCAGACGTTCCGCGACGTCAACGACGAGTTCGGTCGCCTGTGCGCCCGCCTGTTCGGGGGCGGCCGCGCCCACCTGCACCTGGTCGAGGGCGAGCCCGGGACCGACCCCGGCGTGGAGATCGAGGTGCAGCTTCCCGGCAAGGCGCTGCGCAGCCTGCCGGCGCTGTCGGGCGGCGAGCGGGTGCTGGTGGCGCTGGCGTTGATCTTCGCCATGCTGCGGGTCCACCCCAGCCCGTTCTGCATCTTCGACGAGGTGGAGGCGTCCCTGGACGACGCCAACACGCGGCGGTTCACCCTCCTGCTGCGGGAACTGGCCGAGCGCACCCAGGTGGTGATCATCACCCACAACAAGGCGACCATGGAGGCGGCCGACGTGCTGTACGGCGTCACCATGGAGACCCCGGGCGTGTCCACGGTCATCTCCATGCGCCTGCGCCGGCCCGCCCCCGCGCCGGAGGCGGCCGCGGCTCCCGCCTGA